In the genome of uncultured Celeribacter sp., the window ACTTTCAGGTCATCCAAACGCTTTTGCGCTGCAACTGGCTTATACCGGGTCTGACCGGCCCTTCCCCAAGGCAGGCATTGGCGCAAATCCAGCTCAGGACGGCTGCGGGCTACTGTGGTATGCTCCGATTGTGCCTATGCGCGGTGATGCAGCCCATACCTACGTCGATTTCGTGACGCGGACCTGCGCGGCGCACGATTTTCTGCCTCCAATCACCTTCTCAACATTGTCTGCCTCGGCATTTGACAGCACAGTGCCACTGCTTTTCCCGCGCGACGCAGAAAACAGCGCGCGCGCCATGACCTGCCTTCGCGCCCTGATCTCCCAAGGCCGGAAGCTGGGGTTCGAGCCATATCGGTTTCACGCCGATCTAATGGATGAGGCAACTTCTGCCGCACCTGATCACTGGTGGTTAGCAGAACGAGTGCGCGCCGCGCTTGATCCGGACCGCCTGATCTCACCTGGCCGGTATGCGCCTTCGAACGACACATTTGATCGAAACCCGGATTTCATTGGGGGAGGATTACATTGACATCCATCGCGCTCATTGGAGGCGGGCTGGCTGGAAAGCTCGCAGCACTTTATTTCTCGCGCAGTATACCGGATGCTCGTATCTCGATCATTGACCCGGAAAGGGAGGGATTGCCGATTGTCGGAGAAAGTACGGTCGAAGTTACCGTGCAATTTCTCAAGTCTCTGGGCTTGGGGGACTATCTTGAAGAAGAACATCTGCACAAATACGGCTTAACTTACTATTTTCGGCTACCTTCAGGGGGGCGTCTAATAACCACGCCGAGTATGTACAGCACGAGGCACCTGGGGTCATTCGCCTACCATCCTATAACCTAAACAGGCACACGTTCGACCGTGAGCTTGAAGCGCGTATTGCACCTCTGGTCACCCGCATCGTCGGCAAGGTTCAGTCGGTAGACCTCGACACTGCTCCTAAGCCACAGCTCAGTATACAGCGTAAAGATGGCACTGCCGAACGGCTGACTGCTGATCACGTCATAGATTGCTCGGGTCGCACACGCCTCATGGTTAAACAGTTCGACCTGCATAAAACCCCGCCGTATCAGCGCAATTCCTACTGGTTTCGGCTGAAAAGCTTTGATCGCTCAATCCTTGAGGGGATGAAACTTGAAAAGTTGCGCCAGCATTGTTTCAGTTCTTACTATGTCACCCACCATTTCTACGGACATGGCTACTGGATTTGGATTATTCCTATGCGTGCACAGGATGGTGGTGACATGGCGAGCATTGGCATCACCTATCGCGCGGATGTGTCAGGTGAACATGCCATGGACATGGACAGGTTCTGCGCTCTTCTTGAACGAGACCACCCGACGCTTGCACGATTTGTCCTTTCCGGTGAAATGATTGATCAGTCACGCTACTTCAACTACATGTATGAGGCGTCGTCCTATTACTGCCGTAAGGGGCGGTGGTTCCTTCTTGGCGACAGCGGTTTTACCTTCGACCCAGCAAACAGCGCAGGGATCGCCTATCTCGGGCACCAGATTCCGCAGATTGCCTCAATGATCCTCAAGGCAAGTGCCCAGGAACTGACACCCTGCTATGTCGATGCGCTCGAAGGCCATTTGTTGTCACAGTTGGCACTTCAAGACCAGTGGTCGCAGTGGTACAGTATCATGGATGACCCAGTGCGTATGGCCTGGACCCTGTTGCTGGCCAATATGGGGTATTTTCACCTTGTTGTGCCGAACTACGTATCCGGTCGCTTTCTGAACGCAGGCGTGGCGCGACAGGTTGCAAAATTACTTCCACGCCATACTCCAGAGACTGAGCCGCCGGTCGAACCTTTCCCTCGGATCATGGCGCATCTTGCGAAAGCGCCGAATTCAGAAGATATCATTGCTCGCACTCCTGCGCTTTACGAAAAGACGATTCCCTTTTCTTACTACCGTCCGGACGACATTCCGCGAGGACGGCTGATAGCCAGTTATTTTAGGAAGCGCGCGATGCTACGTATGATCGCGTTAGGGATGTTGTCGCCGCTTCGCCGACCTTCGCTCTGGCTGCTTGCATTGGTCGAATCCGGGATAGCTTTGGGTGATCTGGTAAAAGCTGGAACGATCTGGCTTGCTCCGAGGGTCTATGAACGCGCAGATAAACCTGAAGCAGCGGATGCCAGCGCGTTCTGCCCACCGCAAGCCTTCCTGTTCCCTCAAGAAGGAAACGAGGATAAGAGACATGCATATTTACCGTCCTCCTCCGAGGCCGACGCGCCGCAATCTGAGCAATCGGCCATGTCGGGTAAAGACATGGCAAGTGTGCAGTTGTGATGCTCGCCTATCCACAACAACACCTCTCTCAGAGCGCCCGCCTGCCTGCGACCACACGCATCTCGCCGCAGAGTATCCTGATTGCTGCGGGCGGTGCGACATCAGAGTCTCTAACTCGCTTGTCGTTAGACCGGCTAGCCGTGGAGGGGCCCCGCCTTCGAGCTCTGAGCCACAGCAATTCCAACGCCGCGCTGGCTGACGCTCGACGTGCCGACGCTATTGCACGCAGGCTAGGGAATGCCGCAGTCGAAGACAGACCGCTTCTCGGACTGCCAATGACGGTAAAAGAAGGGCTTAAATGCGCTGGTGCGCCCTGGACGATGGGTAGCAGCATCTTCCGCGACCGGATCGCGACCGAAGACGGGACCGCTGTAGCCCGACTACGCGCTGCAGGCGCCGTGATAGTCGGCCAAGGCAGCATGGCTGAAATGGCACTTTGGGCAGAGACAACGAACCGACTAACAGGTCAGGCCCGTCACCCCGCCGATCTATCGCGTAGCCCCGGCGGCAGCAGTGGTGGCGATGCAGCTCTGGTAGCCGCAGGTGCAGTAAACGCCGCGCTTGGTGCGGATGGCGGTGGATCGGTGCGCATCCCTGCGGCGTGGTGTGGCCTTTATGCACACAAGCCCAGCATGGGCCTGGTGCCGCTGACTGGGCATTTCCCCATGGACCGAGGTGCAGAGGCCGAAGGCGCGGCACTTGCTCGCTATTTCTCTCCAGGCCCGATGTGTCGATACGCAGAGGACTTATGGCCGATCTTGTCTGCAATCATGGGTCCTGACGGGATACAGCTGGGCATAGAAAACCCGCTTGTGGAACTTGCACCCGATCCCACCTTGATCAACGGAATAAAAATCTGGGTCCTATCCGAGCCAGTCTTACGCCGAGGCTCAGCAGTCGAGGCTGCTCAGCAATGTTCCGTTTCAAAAGCAGCCGAAATTCTAGAGCGTCAGGGAGCGCATCTTCATATGGCACCGGTACGGTTGCTTGAGAGAGGCTTTGACTTGTGGTTGGCCCGACTGATGACGGCGGGGGACCACACTGTCGATCTTTCGCGTCTGATCGGTGGAGGATCCAGGGTTCCGATCCTGCGAGAGGCGTGTTGTCAACTCGTCGGACGAGGGCGCCACAGCTTTCCAGCCTTCGTGCTGGCCGCACTTTCGCAGGTCGATCCGCGTCCCGCTGGACACTGGCAAAAACTGGCGCGGGAGGTCGACAATCTCGAGGCCGAGATTACAGATATGCTCAATCCCAACAGCCTTTTGCTTTGTCCGCCGGTCACCGGTCCCGCACCTCGTCATGGCATGACCATGAGACGCCCCTTTGACATCGCTCTTTCGGCTATTTTCAACGCGCTTGGCTTGCCTGCCACCGTGGCCCCGGTCACGATGGGGCAGGATGGCCTACCCCGCAGCGTCCAGATCGTTGCGCCACGTCGTGCTGACCATCTGTCGATTTCCGCTGCTCTCTGTTTGGCGCAAAATGCCTGACCGATACCCGAAGCATTCCCTTCCCAACTATTAATGGACAAAACTATGACCAAATCCCTGCTTTTCCTGACTTTCTCGCCGCGCAGCGCCTCCAATTCCTCGGGGCTCGCTCGAAAGTTCATCGATCAATGGAAATCGGCCAACCCCGATGCACCGATTGTCGAACATGACTTTGGTCAAACTCCGATGGCCGGTCCTGATCAAGCGTGGATCGAGGCGAACATGACACCAAAGGAGCAGCGCAGCTCAGCGCAGCGCGCGACTCTTGCGGCCAGCGACAAGGCTATCTCCGAGCTTCGCGCGGCGACGCACGTTGTCTTGGCGACTCCAATGTTCAATTTTTCCACGCCATGGCAATTGAAATCCTACATCGACAACCTTGTTCGCAATAACGAGACCTTCGGCTTTGACCCTGAGACAGGTCCAATCCCATTGCTCGATCAGAAGAAGAAAATGAAAGTGATCTGGAGCTCGGCCTTCGATTATGCGGTAGGGAACGATATGAAAGCGCTGGATCAGCTTACACCTTACATCTCCACGATCTTTGGTTTCATGGGGGTGACTGATATTTCTTTTGTTGGCTCTGGGAATGCCTGGGCTTCGACTGAAGTCGCCCATCAATTCCGCAGCAAAGCTGAGAACGAACTCGCCAATGCCGCTCCAACCTGGTGACGGCACTTTGGAACGGGCGAACGCGAGGCGCAGGACTAGTTACTATGATATCGCACGTATTGGGTTAGTAGCAATGTTCTTGATCCTGTTCAGCCAAGGGCCAGGTCTGAGCGGATTTATGGAGCAATGGTGGCTAGTGCTCGTTGGCCTTGGTGGTGCGCTGGTCGCAAACTCGACTGGGATCGGTGGCGGAGTTGTTTTCGTTCCTGCCTTCGATGCACTAGCGATCCCGGAAGGCCACATCGTCGGGACCAGCCTGCTGATCCAAAGCTTTGGAATGAGCATGGGCGCCTTGACCTATCTTTCGCAGGGCAAGGTTCCGGTGGTGCCTAGGCTTGAAGGCGGCGGTACTACGCAGCTGTCATCAATTGGGATCGTCCTCACAGTCTTGCTCCCTTCCCTCATCGGATATTGGGCTGCGACTATGGGTGGCGTTCGCCCGGACTGGCCCCTTGCGCTGATCTTTAAGGTTCTGTCCCTCGGTCTTTTGACAGCTTTGCTAGTCACGAATTTCGTACGCCTATTGCCTCACCGGAAAATTTGCATAGGAACGGATGGTATCATACTGTGCTTGATTGGCCTGATTGGTGGCGCCTTTGTGGGCTGGATTTCGATTGGTGTTGGCGAACTGCTTGCGATATACTTGATGCTGCGCGGCCTGCGGGCAGTTGAGGCGATCGGCCTTGCCGTTATCGTGACTGCACTTTGCGTGTTGCTGGCAAGAATTGGTTTGCCTACTTCGCAAGGCGTTGACTTCGATATCGCGCTTCTTGTGGCGCCGGGCGCACTTTTGGGTGGCTTCCTTGCACCAATTCTGCTCAATTATATTGGTGAAGCTCGTGTGAAATGGTTCTGTGCTTTTTGGATAGTGGTATCAGCAACGGTCATGTAACCTTAGGAAAGACGCACTGCTATGGGACGCGATGGCGAAAACCCTCAGAAATTCAAAGGTGTTGATCAGCGTTTTGCAGTAGCGACACATGCGATGTGTGTCCTTGCAACCCGAGGGCAGGCGATATCCAGCGCGCAGTTCATTTCAGAGAACATCTCTGTCAGCGCGATTATTATTAAAAGGGTCATGCGCCCGATCGTCGTTGGAGGTTATGTTGAAGCAGTCGTCGGCGCGGTTGGAGGTTACCGACTTATTCGCGATCCTAATGAGATTAATCTTTGGTTGATACTTGAAGCGATCCAAGGAAGCGGCCCGTTTTCTAAACGCTTTGGAATGCCTGAGTCAAACTGTGATGAAGGTCGCGCCATTGATCAGGTTGTTTATGACCTCTACTCTTCGCTTGATGTGATGATAGAAGAGCGTTTAAGGGCTGTTTCCTTAGCTAGCATTCTGCAATCGGCTATGTCCCAGCAACCCCCCAAATAAATTTCCACGATTTTCGGACATATGTTGAGCATCATTGGTCACATGACGTCTTTGTGTAGCTGAGCTAGCAAATTAAGATTCAGATTCTCTCCAATTTTGCGTAGAATACGTAAGCATGTTGCCTCCCCCTAATGGCTTACATTTCCAATTTTTGTGTGATGGCGAATTCGTCTGACGCAAAACTTCCGAGAGACGAGTGCAGTCTAAAGCGTTTCGAGCAAAGTTTGAATTATTAGGTTTGCCCAGCGTTTTGCTTTGTACTTCACCCTTTGTGGTAGGATCATGAACATGCCAGCAACGTTGCCAAAGCAACTCCGGGATCGTTTTGCGCGATTGATCAAAGACGGCTTGTCAGGGAGAGGGGCGTCGCGACGTCTTTAGTTGTCCGCCACGCTCTGCGCGGATCGGGCCAGAGTTGATCGAAGATGTCTTCTGTCATGACGACATAGGCAATCCTGCCATGATGACGCAAAAACGTCGGCCCCTTGTCGGCCTGTCGCGCCAATTTCAACGCGTCGTATTGCAGTGTCTCAACGTCGAAACGACGGCCTTGGAGTGGCGGAAGTTTAGAACGATCCATAGATTTTTCCTTTCATCGGCGCACGACACTGGTCACGGAGAAGTCCGTGTTGGCGTGCGAGCGAGATGGAAAATCTAAGTCATGTGTCTGCGTACCATGTGTTCTGGGATGTGTCAGCCCTGTTTGATGCCGATCTATATGCTGGACATCGCTTCCCAGCTTAGGCCTGATTGCCGAATACAGATGTTCCCATTACGTTCCATTCATGCGAGTCGATTTTCACACTGTCTTTCCCCTGCGCCCTGCGCGGGTGCATGAGGTCTATGGCCCCAGCTCCATGAGCTTTGCCGCCATGGCAGCGGCAGGCGCGTGCCTGTGGATCCGGGAAAGCTGGCACTCTGACACACTCATGTCTCAGGGACTTTTGCCGATCTTCAACCCGGCACGTCTGTTGCTGGCCCGCCCCAAGGATCAAACCGATGCGCTCGCCGTCGCCGAGGAGGCGCTGAAAGACGGCGCGCTGCCCTTTGTCGTCATCGAAATCACCCGCCCGCTGAACCTGCGCGAGGGGCGGCGGTTGCAGCTCGCGGCCAAGGCAGGCGGCACCACGGGGCTTTGCATCATTTCCGACGGCATGGGGTCAAACGCCGCCGAGACTCGTTGGCATGCCGCCTCGATCTTTGACACACAAAGCGAGGACTCGACTCTGATGCGATGGGAAATTAAAAAGAACAAATCGGGAACACTTGGGGCCTGGAATGTTCGATGGGATCAAAAAACGCGTCGTGTGCATGTGGTTTCCCCGGTTGGCGAGCGACCGGGTTCTGCGCGCGCGCCCAGTTGATGGCCCCTTCGCAATCACGCTCAAGTCGAACAACACCGAACGGATTTATTGCCTCAATAAGACTGCCGAAGGCTTGGGCCTGACGCGCGGCATGAGCTTTGCCGACGCCCGCGCCTTTTGCCCCGACCTGATCAGCCAACCCGCACGCCCCGATCTCGATGCCCGGTTCCTCGCCATGCTGCGCCGATGGGCGACGCGCTATTGCCCTTGGGTGGGGCGCGATGGCGAAGATGGCTTGGTGCTGGATGTCACCGGATCGACGCATCTTTGGGGAGGCGAAGCGGAGATGCTGGCGGATATTCAAGATCGCGCGCGCCGCACCGGGTTGACGCTTCGCTTGGGATGCGCGGCGACCCGAGGTGCTGCTTGGGCCTTTGCGCATTACGGGACGGGAGAGGAAGCCCTCACCGATCTGCCCGTTGCCGCGCTGCGCCTTGAAGACACCACCGTCACAGCCCTGCAACGCCTTGGCCTGCGCACCATTGGTGATCTGGCGGAAGCTGTCCGTGCCCCGCTGACCCGTCGTTTTGGCCCCGATCTTCTATTGCGTCTCGATCAGGCCATGGGTCACATCCCCGAACCGGTCAGGCCCGAAAGCGAACCGCCAAGCTTTGCGACCCGCATGAGCCTGCCGGAGCCCGTCGGCCTGACCGAAGACGTGATGGGTCTCACCGCGCGGCTTCTGACCCCGCTCTGTGACAAGCTCAACCGCCATGAAATGGGCGCGCGCCGCCTGACCCTCACCCTGCGCCGCGTCGATCAGGGCAGCCACCAGGTCGAGCTGCGCCTCGCCGCCCCGATGCGCGATCCGCAGCGGATTTCGCCCCTATTCGAGCGTGGAGTAAGCGAGGTGGACGCGGGCTTTGGCATCGACCAGATCCGGCTGGAAGCCACACAGATCGAACCGCTTCCCGTGCAACAGATCGGCAGCGCGCAAACCTCACCCGATCGGCTCAACGATCTGATCACCCGGATCGGCACGCGCATCGGGCTGGACAACATCCAACGTTTTCTGCCCGCCGACAGCCACATCCCCGAGCGCAGCTTTACCATCGCCCCAGCCGCGTTCAGAACGCCCGACAGCGCATGGTCCTGCCCGCGCCCGCGCCCCCTGCGCCTCTTCCCTCCCGAACCGCTTGCCGATCATGGCGCCGAGCCGCCCGCACGGTTTCGTTGGCGCCGCATGTCGCTCACCACCGGGCGCGCCATCGGCCCCGAACGCATCGCGCCGGAATGGTGGCTGCCGGATGAGGCGTGGCGCTCAGGTGTGCGCGATTACTGGCGGATCGAAACCCGCGAAGGCCGCCGCCTCTGGCTCTATCACACCCCACAAAATCCCGGCTGGTTCGTGCAAGGAGAATTCGCATGAGCCTTCATTGCAGTCCAAATACTCATCCCCAGCCCGCCTCTTACGCCGAGCTTTGCGTCACCTCGAACTTCACCTTCCTCACAGGAGCCTCGCATCCCGAGGAGCTGATGCTGCGCGCTGCCGAGCTGGGACTGGAGGCCATCGCCATCACCGACCGCAACACGCTCGCGGGCGTTGTGCGAGCCTACTCGGCGCTCAAGACGCTCCGCGAAGAAGCCGCCGAACAGCTTCGCGTGCGGTCTTCGCATCAGGTTGATCCCTGTTCGCGACAAGAGATTGGGGCGCCGCAAGACCTACCTGTCCCGCTGACTCCAAAACTGCCGAAGCTCATCGTCGGCAGCCGCTTCGTCCTGCGCGATTACCCTGTCGAATGGCTCGCACTGCCCACGGACCGTGCCGCTTATCACCGGTTGTCGCGGCTTTTGACCTTGGGCAAACGGCGTGCGGAAAAGGCCGAGTGTCATCTCGATCTGAGCGATCTGGAAACAGGGTGTCAGGGCATGATCCTCATCGCTCTGCCGCCCAAGGATCTGACCCGCGCGCAACCCACGCTTCAGCGCCTGCAGCGTCGCTACCCCGGTCACGTCTTTCTGGGCGCCGCGCCGCGCTATGACGGCTCCGATCAGGCGTGGTTCGATGCCTGCGCCGCGCTGGCGCTGCGGTGCTCCACCCCGATGGTCGCGGTCGGCGATGTGCTGATGCATCACGGGCGGCGGCGCAGGCTCGCGGATGTGCTGACCTGTTTGCGCGAGGGGCTGACCATCGACCGGATCGGCACGCGTGCCCTGCCCAATGCCGAACGCCGCCTCAAGGGCGCCGCCGACATGGCGCGGCTCTATCGCAACCACCCGGCGGCGCTCAAACGCACGTTGGAGATCGCCGCGCGCTGTAGCTTTGACCTTTCCGAGTTGAGCTATGAATACCCCGACGAGATGTCGAAGGGCGAAGCGCCGCAGGACCGCCTTGTCCGTCTGGCGCGCGACGGGTTGTGCCGCCGTTATCCGGAGGGCGCGACCGAGCGCGTACATCAGTTGATGGACAAGGAACTGTCCCTGATCGGAGAACTCAACTACGCGCCCTATTTCCTCACCGTACATGACATCGTCCAAGAGGCCCGGTCGCGCGGCATCCTCTGCCAAGGGCGCGGTTCGGCGGCCAATTCGATCCTCTGTTACCTTCTGGGCATCACCGATGTGTCGCCTGACATGATCGGCATGGTGTTTGAACGCTTTATCTCCCGTCACCGGGGCGAGCCGCCCGACATTGACGTGGATTTTGAACACGAGCGCCGCGAAGAAGTCATCCAGTGGATCTATGAGAAATACGGTCGCCACCGCGCCGGTCTCTGCGCCACCGTGATCCATTTCCGCACCCGCGCCGCCATCCGAGAGGTCGGCAAGGTCATGGGCCTGTCCCAAGACCTCACCGCGCGGCTGTCGGGCGATATTTGGGGCATGTCGAACGCCGGGCCGGACATGGAGCGGGTGCGGGCGCTGGGGCTCGATCCGACAAACCGCCGCTTGGCGCAGACCATAGAGCTGATCGGCGAAATCATCGGCTTTCCGCGTCACCTGAGCCAGCATGTCGGCGGTTTCATCATCACGCGCGGGCGTCTCGACGAGCTCTGCCCCATCGAGAATGCGGCGATGGAAAACCGCACGGTGATCGAATGGGACAAGGATGACATCGACGCCTTGGGCATTCTCAAGGTCGATATTCTTTCCCTCGGGATGCTCACCTGTCTGCGCAAAAGCTTCGATCTTTTGGACGCACATGAGAAAATGCGCCTCACCCTCGACACCGTGCCACAGGAGGACCGCACGACCTATGAGATGCTGCAACGCGCCGATGCGGTGGGAGTGTTTCAGGTCGAAAGCCGAGCGCAGATGAATTTCCTGCCGCGAATGAAGCCCGCCACGTTTTACGATCTGGTGATCGAGGTCGCCATCGTCCGGCCCGGCCCCATTCAGGGCGGCATGGTCAAACCCTATATCCGGCGGCGGCAAAAGCTTGAGGCGCCCGAACCTTTTGGTCCTGCGCTCGAAGAGGTCACGCGTAAAACACTTGGCGTGCCGCTTTTCCAAGAACAAGCGATGCAGATCGCCGTCGTCGGCGCCGGCTATTCGGCAGAAGAGGCCGACAAACTCCGGCGCTCGCTGGCCTCTTTCCGGCGCATGGGCACCATTGGCGAACACCGCGACCGGTTTGTGCGCGGTATGATGGAAAACGGGTATTCCGAAGGGGTCGCCATGGCCTGTTTCGGCCAGATCGAAGGCTTCGCCGATTACGGTTTCCCCGAAAGCCACGCGGCCGCCTTTGCCATGCTGACCTATGTGTCGTCCTGGCTCAAATGCCATCATCCGGCGGTCTTCGCCTGTGCCTTGCTCAACTCCCAGCCGATGGGGTTTTACGCCCCGGCGCAGATCGTGCGCGATGTCCGCGACCACGGCGTTGAGGTGCGGCCCGTTTGCGTCAATCATTCCGACTGGGACAATCTGTTGGAACGCCGCGCCGACGGGGCCTTGGCGCTGCGCCTCGGGTTTCGGCAGATCAAAGGCTTTCGCGAGGAGGATGCGGGTTGGATCGTTGCGGCGCGTGGCAATGGCTATCAAGACCCGGAAAGCGTCTGGCTCCGCGCGGGCGTTGCGCCCTCCGTGCTTGAGCGGCTGGCCGAGGCGGACGCCTTCATCGGCATGGGGCTGACCCGTCGCGATGCATTGTGGCAGGTCCGCGCGATCCGGGCTCCGAAACCATTGCCGCTGTTCTCCGATCCGCTCGATGGCGAGGGCATTCGTGAACCCGATGTGATCCTGCCCAACATGCATCTGGGCGAGGAGGTGGTGGAGGATTACGTCGCGCTGCGGCTGACGCTGCGCGCCCATCCGATGGAGCTTTTGCGCCCGACGATCCCCGGCCTGACGCCGCACGACCGCCTGCCAACGGCGCCCCTCATCCGCACCACCGTCTGCGGTCTCGTCATCACCCGGCAACGTCCCGGCACGGCCTCGGGCGTGATCTTTCTGACACTCGAAGACGAAACCGGCGTCTCAAATGTGGTGGTCTGGCCCAAGGTTTACGAGCGCTTCCGCCGCATCGTCATGGGCGGACGGCTATTGCGCGTCACCGGGCGGCTGGAGCGCGAAGGCATCGTCGTCCACCTCATCGCTGATCATATCG includes:
- a CDS encoding tryptophan 7-halogenase, which encodes MRLPSYNLNRHTFDRELEARIAPLVTRIVGKVQSVDLDTAPKPQLSIQRKDGTAERLTADHVIDCSGRTRLMVKQFDLHKTPPYQRNSYWFRLKSFDRSILEGMKLEKLRQHCFSSYYVTHHFYGHGYWIWIIPMRAQDGGDMASIGITYRADVSGEHAMDMDRFCALLERDHPTLARFVLSGEMIDQSRYFNYMYEASSYYCRKGRWFLLGDSGFTFDPANSAGIAYLGHQIPQIASMILKASAQELTPCYVDALEGHLLSQLALQDQWSQWYSIMDDPVRMAWTLLLANMGYFHLVVPNYVSGRFLNAGVARQVAKLLPRHTPETEPPVEPFPRIMAHLAKAPNSEDIIARTPALYEKTIPFSYYRPDDIPRGRLIASYFRKRAMLRMIALGMLSPLRRPSLWLLALVESGIALGDLVKAGTIWLAPRVYERADKPEAADASAFCPPQAFLFPQEGNEDKRHAYLPSSSEADAPQSEQSAMSGKDMASVQL
- a CDS encoding amidase family protein — encoded protein: MLAYPQQHLSQSARLPATTRISPQSILIAAGGATSESLTRLSLDRLAVEGPRLRALSHSNSNAALADARRADAIARRLGNAAVEDRPLLGLPMTVKEGLKCAGAPWTMGSSIFRDRIATEDGTAVARLRAAGAVIVGQGSMAEMALWAETTNRLTGQARHPADLSRSPGGSSGGDAALVAAGAVNAALGADGGGSVRIPAAWCGLYAHKPSMGLVPLTGHFPMDRGAEAEGAALARYFSPGPMCRYAEDLWPILSAIMGPDGIQLGIENPLVELAPDPTLINGIKIWVLSEPVLRRGSAVEAAQQCSVSKAAEILERQGAHLHMAPVRLLERGFDLWLARLMTAGDHTVDLSRLIGGGSRVPILREACCQLVGRGRHSFPAFVLAALSQVDPRPAGHWQKLAREVDNLEAEITDMLNPNSLLLCPPVTGPAPRHGMTMRRPFDIALSAIFNALGLPATVAPVTMGQDGLPRSVQIVAPRRADHLSISAALCLAQNA
- a CDS encoding NAD(P)H-dependent oxidoreductase, translated to MTKSLLFLTFSPRSASNSSGLARKFIDQWKSANPDAPIVEHDFGQTPMAGPDQAWIEANMTPKEQRSSAQRATLAASDKAISELRAATHVVLATPMFNFSTPWQLKSYIDNLVRNNETFGFDPETGPIPLLDQKKKMKVIWSSAFDYAVGNDMKALDQLTPYISTIFGFMGVTDISFVGSGNAWASTEVAHQFRSKAENELANAAPTW
- a CDS encoding sulfite exporter TauE/SafE family protein, producing the protein MFLILFSQGPGLSGFMEQWWLVLVGLGGALVANSTGIGGGVVFVPAFDALAIPEGHIVGTSLLIQSFGMSMGALTYLSQGKVPVVPRLEGGGTTQLSSIGIVLTVLLPSLIGYWAATMGGVRPDWPLALIFKVLSLGLLTALLVTNFVRLLPHRKICIGTDGIILCLIGLIGGAFVGWISIGVGELLAIYLMLRGLRAVEAIGLAVIVTALCVLLARIGLPTSQGVDFDIALLVAPGALLGGFLAPILLNYIGEARVKWFCAFWIVVSATVM
- a CDS encoding Rrf2 family transcriptional regulator; this encodes MGRDGENPQKFKGVDQRFAVATHAMCVLATRGQAISSAQFISENISVSAIIIKRVMRPIVVGGYVEAVVGAVGGYRLIRDPNEINLWLILEAIQGSGPFSKRFGMPESNCDEGRAIDQVVYDLYSSLDVMIEERLRAVSLASILQSAMSQQPPK
- a CDS encoding DNA polymerase Y family protein, giving the protein MWFPRLASDRVLRARPVDGPFAITLKSNNTERIYCLNKTAEGLGLTRGMSFADARAFCPDLISQPARPDLDARFLAMLRRWATRYCPWVGRDGEDGLVLDVTGSTHLWGGEAEMLADIQDRARRTGLTLRLGCAATRGAAWAFAHYGTGEEALTDLPVAALRLEDTTVTALQRLGLRTIGDLAEAVRAPLTRRFGPDLLLRLDQAMGHIPEPVRPESEPPSFATRMSLPEPVGLTEDVMGLTARLLTPLCDKLNRHEMGARRLTLTLRRVDQGSHQVELRLAAPMRDPQRISPLFERGVSEVDAGFGIDQIRLEATQIEPLPVQQIGSAQTSPDRLNDLITRIGTRIGLDNIQRFLPADSHIPERSFTIAPAAFRTPDSAWSCPRPRPLRLFPPEPLADHGAEPPARFRWRRMSLTTGRAIGPERIAPEWWLPDEAWRSGVRDYWRIETREGRRLWLYHTPQNPGWFVQGEFA
- a CDS encoding error-prone DNA polymerase, whose translation is MSLHCSPNTHPQPASYAELCVTSNFTFLTGASHPEELMLRAAELGLEAIAITDRNTLAGVVRAYSALKTLREEAAEQLRVRSSHQVDPCSRQEIGAPQDLPVPLTPKLPKLIVGSRFVLRDYPVEWLALPTDRAAYHRLSRLLTLGKRRAEKAECHLDLSDLETGCQGMILIALPPKDLTRAQPTLQRLQRRYPGHVFLGAAPRYDGSDQAWFDACAALALRCSTPMVAVGDVLMHHGRRRRLADVLTCLREGLTIDRIGTRALPNAERRLKGAADMARLYRNHPAALKRTLEIAARCSFDLSELSYEYPDEMSKGEAPQDRLVRLARDGLCRRYPEGATERVHQLMDKELSLIGELNYAPYFLTVHDIVQEARSRGILCQGRGSAANSILCYLLGITDVSPDMIGMVFERFISRHRGEPPDIDVDFEHERREEVIQWIYEKYGRHRAGLCATVIHFRTRAAIREVGKVMGLSQDLTARLSGDIWGMSNAGPDMERVRALGLDPTNRRLAQTIELIGEIIGFPRHLSQHVGGFIITRGRLDELCPIENAAMENRTVIEWDKDDIDALGILKVDILSLGMLTCLRKSFDLLDAHEKMRLTLDTVPQEDRTTYEMLQRADAVGVFQVESRAQMNFLPRMKPATFYDLVIEVAIVRPGPIQGGMVKPYIRRRQKLEAPEPFGPALEEVTRKTLGVPLFQEQAMQIAVVGAGYSAEEADKLRRSLASFRRMGTIGEHRDRFVRGMMENGYSEGVAMACFGQIEGFADYGFPESHAAAFAMLTYVSSWLKCHHPAVFACALLNSQPMGFYAPAQIVRDVRDHGVEVRPVCVNHSDWDNLLERRADGALALRLGFRQIKGFREEDAGWIVAARGNGYQDPESVWLRAGVAPSVLERLAEADAFIGMGLTRRDALWQVRAIRAPKPLPLFSDPLDGEGIREPDVILPNMHLGEEVVEDYVALRLTLRAHPMELLRPTIPGLTPHDRLPTAPLIRTTVCGLVITRQRPGTASGVIFLTLEDETGVSNVVVWPKVYERFRRIVMGGRLLRVTGRLEREGIVVHLIADHIEDLSHKLSDLGHPLNDAIGVTQPQADDATRPPRYPPRARHPREQAKRLFPSRDFH